In a single window of the Longimicrobiales bacterium genome:
- a CDS encoding LLM class flavin-dependent oxidoreductase encodes MMTRVPLSVLDLAHIGAGFSATQTLINSVDLAQRAERLGYVRHWFAEHHSMPSIASSAPEILIAHIAAQTETIRVGSGGIMLPNHAPLRIAEAFHTLEALHPDRIDLGIGRAPGSDRAAMAAMRPFDAEQFPAQLQELLTLSRGDAPADHPFHGVRAVPSDVPLPPIWLLGSSGASARFAGSLGMGYSFARHFSPAPAAPPLRAYREAFQPSDQFPEPHAILAVSVVCAPTDEEAEFLASSLDLSWLRFRRQQFGPVPTPEEAAMYPYDDVERAFVRENRARHIVGSPATVVPQLDALVEETGASELMITTMVHAHAARARSYELLMRAWQEEPVALREA; translated from the coding sequence ATGATGACACGAGTTCCACTGTCCGTCCTGGACCTTGCACATATCGGTGCCGGCTTTTCCGCGACACAGACGCTGATCAACTCCGTCGACCTCGCGCAGCGCGCCGAGCGGCTCGGCTATGTGCGCCACTGGTTCGCGGAGCATCACAGCATGCCGAGCATCGCGAGTTCCGCGCCCGAGATCCTGATCGCGCACATCGCAGCTCAGACGGAGACGATCCGCGTGGGCTCGGGGGGCATCATGCTGCCGAACCATGCGCCGCTCCGGATCGCCGAGGCGTTCCACACGCTGGAGGCGCTGCACCCGGACCGGATCGATCTCGGAATCGGCCGGGCGCCCGGCTCCGATCGCGCGGCCATGGCCGCCATGCGCCCGTTCGACGCCGAGCAGTTCCCGGCTCAGCTCCAGGAGCTGCTGACGCTGTCGCGTGGTGACGCACCCGCCGACCATCCGTTCCACGGCGTACGCGCAGTGCCCTCCGACGTGCCGCTGCCGCCGATCTGGCTGCTCGGCTCCAGTGGCGCGAGCGCCCGCTTTGCCGGCTCGCTCGGCATGGGCTACAGCTTCGCGCGCCACTTCAGCCCCGCACCGGCCGCGCCGCCGCTCCGGGCCTACCGTGAAGCGTTCCAGCCTTCTGACCAGTTCCCCGAGCCGCACGCGATCCTCGCCGTCTCGGTGGTGTGCGCGCCGACCGACGAGGAAGCCGAGTTCCTCGCCAGCTCGCTCGACCTGAGCTGGCTGCGCTTCCGCCGCCAGCAGTTCGGGCCGGTGCCCACCCCCGAGGAAGCCGCCATGTACCCGTACGACGACGTCGAGCGCGCATTCGTGCGCGAGAACCGCGCGCGTCACATCGTCGGCTCCCCGGCCACCGTCGTGCCCCAGCTGGACGCCCTGGTCGAAGAGACCGGCGCCAGCGAGCTGATGATCACGACCATGGTGCACGCGCACGCTGCACGGGCACGGTCGTACGAGCTGCTCATGCGGGCCTGGCAGGAAGAGCCGGTTGCGTTGCGGGAAGCCTAG
- a CDS encoding MDR family MFS transporter, which translates to MSSNAVSMPGAPLPRRQVLVIFSGLLLAMLLAALDSTIVATALPTIVGELGGLDRLGWVVTAYLLAQTVVTPLYGKLGDLYGRKVVLQSAVVLFLLGSVLCGMANSMMQLILFRAIQGLGGGGLMVTSQAVVGDIVPPRERGRYQGIFGAVFGLSSIAGPLLGGYFTTHLSWRWIFYINLPLGLVALLVIAAVLPRRTVRVQHAIDYLGAGLLALALSALVLFTDLGGITLPWTSTPMLALIGSGLLLLGAFVFVEKRAREPVLPLRLFRDRTFTLTSGIGLIVGFAMFGSVTYIPLFLQVVNGATPTGSGLQMLPMMGGMLLTSISSGQLISRWGRYRAFPIAGTAIMALGLFLLSRMSADTSVLTASIYMAVLGSGMGFVMQVLVIAVQNTAPYADLGVATSGATLFRLIGGSLGTAVFGAIFAGELAMHLSGAGGATLPAGTGVSPQVIAELAPADRLVYITSFTTSLGTVFEFATGVALVGFLLTWFVPEKPLRETVGALAEDIGQGTGEIFPMPVDARSVRQLEQSLSLIAWRDTRREYIRQVVNRAGIDLSPAAAWLLVQLDEKPGVRVLDHAHSDAERERRVRAAFEELRERGLLEPGASLDDGAVPNDAGCALLDRLVAARREHLQETIRDWDPARRADVAAAIARVSREMVPARATRP; encoded by the coding sequence ATGTCTTCGAACGCGGTGAGTATGCCTGGCGCGCCGCTGCCGCGTCGCCAGGTCCTCGTGATCTTCAGCGGGCTGCTGCTCGCGATGCTGCTGGCGGCGCTCGACTCCACGATCGTCGCGACCGCACTTCCCACGATCGTCGGCGAGCTGGGCGGGCTGGACCGGCTGGGGTGGGTCGTCACGGCATACCTGCTCGCGCAGACGGTCGTGACGCCGCTGTACGGCAAGCTCGGCGACCTGTACGGCCGCAAGGTCGTGCTGCAGTCTGCAGTCGTGCTGTTCCTGCTGGGCTCCGTGCTGTGCGGCATGGCGAACAGCATGATGCAGCTCATCCTGTTCCGCGCGATCCAGGGGCTGGGTGGCGGCGGGCTGATGGTGACGTCGCAGGCAGTGGTCGGCGACATCGTGCCGCCGCGCGAGCGCGGCCGCTATCAGGGCATCTTCGGCGCGGTCTTCGGTCTTTCCAGCATCGCCGGCCCGCTGCTCGGCGGCTACTTCACGACGCACCTGTCCTGGCGCTGGATCTTCTACATCAACCTGCCGCTCGGGCTCGTTGCACTGCTCGTGATCGCCGCGGTGCTGCCGCGTCGCACGGTGCGCGTGCAGCACGCAATCGACTACCTGGGAGCCGGCCTGCTCGCGCTCGCACTGAGCGCGCTCGTGCTGTTCACCGACCTCGGCGGCATCACGCTGCCATGGACGTCGACACCGATGCTCGCGCTGATCGGCAGCGGCCTGCTGCTCCTCGGCGCATTCGTGTTCGTCGAGAAGCGTGCGCGCGAGCCGGTGCTCCCGCTCCGCCTGTTCCGCGACCGCACCTTCACGCTGACGTCGGGCATCGGCCTGATCGTCGGCTTCGCGATGTTCGGCTCCGTCACCTACATCCCGCTGTTCCTGCAGGTCGTGAACGGTGCAACGCCCACGGGCTCGGGGCTGCAGATGCTGCCGATGATGGGCGGCATGCTGCTGACGTCGATTTCGTCCGGTCAGCTCATCAGCCGCTGGGGACGCTACCGCGCCTTTCCCATCGCAGGCACCGCCATCATGGCGCTGGGGCTGTTCCTGCTTTCACGCATGAGTGCCGACACGAGCGTACTCACGGCTTCCATCTACATGGCCGTGCTGGGCTCCGGCATGGGCTTCGTCATGCAGGTGCTCGTGATCGCCGTGCAGAACACGGCGCCGTACGCGGACCTCGGTGTTGCGACGTCCGGCGCGACACTCTTCCGGCTGATCGGCGGCTCGCTCGGCACCGCCGTGTTCGGGGCGATCTTCGCCGGTGAGCTGGCGATGCACCTGAGCGGCGCGGGCGGCGCTACCCTGCCGGCTGGCACCGGCGTGTCGCCGCAGGTGATCGCAGAGCTGGCACCCGCCGACCGCCTGGTCTACATCACGTCGTTCACCACATCGCTAGGAACGGTGTTCGAGTTCGCGACCGGCGTGGCGCTGGTCGGCTTTCTGCTGACCTGGTTCGTTCCCGAAAAGCCGCTGCGCGAGACCGTCGGCGCGCTCGCCGAAGACATCGGCCAGGGCACGGGCGAGATCTTCCCCATGCCTGTCGACGCCCGTTCCGTCCGGCAGCTCGAGCAGTCCCTTTCGCTCATTGCGTGGCGCGACACGCGCCGCGAATACATTCGACAGGTCGTCAACCGCGCGGGCATCGACCTGTCGCCGGCGGCCGCATGGCTGCTGGTGCAGCTCGACGAGAAGCCTGGCGTACGCGTGCTCGACCACGCGCACAGCGACGCCGAGCGGGAGCGCAGGGTGCGTGCGGCGTTCGAAGAGCTGCGGGAGCGCGGACTGCTCGAGCCGGGAGCGTCGCTCGACGATGGCGCTGTCCCGAACGATGCCGGCTGCGCACTGCTCGACCGGCTGGTCGCTGCCCGACGCGAGCACCTGCAGGAGACGATCCGGGACTGGGATCCCGCGCGGCGAGCCGATGTGGCGGCCGCGATTGCACGAGTCTCGCGCGAAATGGTACCCGCGCGCGCGACGCGCCCCTGA